The region TTCCACTCTGAATACTCGTTCCTGCCACTCAGAATACCCATTCCTGCCACTCTGAATACTCGTTCCTGCCAGTCTGAATACCCATTCCTGCCACTCAGAATACCCATTCCTGCCACTCAGAATACCCGTTCCTACCAGTCTCAATACCCGTTCCTGTCAGTCTGAATACCCATTCCCGCCACTCAGAATACCCATTCCTGCCAGTCTGAATACCCATTCCTGTCAGTCTGAATACCCATTCCCGCCAGTCTGAATACCCATTCCCGCCACTCAGAATACCCATTCCTGCCAGTCTGAATTCCCATTCCTGTCAGTCTGAATACCTGTTCCTACCAGTCTGAATACCCATTCCTGCCACTCTGAATACCAATATGCTACATTAAATCTATGGGCTGATTCCTACCACTTGTAGATTTATGtttgttgtatatttcaggCTCACGCTGCGAAGGATGAAAAGAAGAAATCGATGTTTTTAACGTTAGCCGAACGGATGGCTGATAAATTCTTTAATGGTCAAAAACCTGAAGCTGAAGCCGGTACGAGTACCATGTCTGGCCAGGGCATCTGTCTGTCTTATCTGTCCAGCTGACTGTCTGTCTGTGCATGTGTCTGAAATCGTTTCAAAAcaacatgttttattttctatttgtagAAGTCCAGATGTATTTAATAATATTAGAACTACAGTCAAATTACGAGAAAGTATTACAAGTAATAAACAGTGAATTAGGAGGTTAGTATAATTTACACGCATACACTACTGCGTATTACTGTGTATTACTGCGTATTACTGTGATAGTgattgattgaatgatatattaCAGATAGATTAGTGAGTGAATTagatttcaaatcaataaaaaccGCTGAGATTTTAGAAAAGTTAAACAGATGGCAAGAATTAAACTCAGTTTATCATCAATTACTGGAACACAGGTACTGGAATAAATTGGCTCCCTCTATCAGACGACATAGTCACTATTATCTATACTAACTGGCTCCTTCTATCTTGTGATTTTCAGTCCAGATGCATGGAATTACTGGAGAGCGTACATCAGATCGGGCCTGCAGATGGTTCTTCAAGAGACTATCAAAGATGGGTACGTTCAATTCAGCtttattgaattgtattgataTGTGCTACTGTTAATCAGTATTGGTGTTTTTACAGGGTGATAGATGGCGCCACAACTGCTACAGCTGATGACGCTTGTAGTGATGTAGTGTGGCAGTTTATTACTAATACAATCGATAAACACAGTTCAATACGCGGCCCGTATCTCGCTCAATTAGAGTATATTCATCAGCAtaaacagcagcagcatctTACGACTATAACAGGTCAGCCAGTCTCCGCCCCTTCATCCTGCCTGTCAATCATCTTGTGTAACCCCGCCAATCTGTCAGTCAATCATCACTGTCTCGGCTTCCTGCCTGTCAGTCAGTCATCTCGTGTAACCCCTCTTCAACCTGCCTGTCAATCACTGTCTCGGCCCCTTCAACCTGCCTGTCAATAAATCCTTACTGTCTCCCCTTCAACCTGTTGGTCGATCATCACTGTCTCCACCCCCCCCTGTAACCTGTCTGTCAATCATCTTGCGTAACTCCGCCCCTTCATGATCTATTGACTGAATATTTACAGAAACGATGTTTTCGCTGATCGTGAAATATATCCAGAGATTTGGAACAAAATTTTGCTGCTTTGAAGAtgtgaaaatttatttcgatGATCTGACAAAAGACGAACAAAAACAGGTTTGTAATTAAAACGAACAATGAACTGTATTTGTGATGTGATGAACTGTGTCTCTAAATGACattgttttcaaaatcaattgaaattgaaaataattttctcgTTTTTTCAGGTTATTTTCTCAATGATGGAAGAAATCGGATTAAATTCcgatttgaatgaattgaaatatccgaCCGATGTAAGTTTTATatgcaatattttttattagaaatttttttattcatatctGATATTAAggctttatattattattttaggTGAAACAAATGCAGTTACATTTAACAATTTTACAATTAGAGCGATACATCGATTTACATCAAACTCTGAATGTTACGGAGAAAGTTTCATTAGTTCAACAATTTTCACTCAGATTCCAAGATGCTATTAGATTCGGTAAGTGGGTCAGGTATTTAAGAATCACTGGGATTCCAAGATTCTATTAAATTCGATAAGTTATTTAGTCAGGTATTTAGGAATCTCTCAGATTCACCGTGTGAATGAGAcatttattgcaattttttTGCAGGTAAAGATTTATTGCCCACTGATTATCAGCCCGGCGATTTATATCTGATACTAGCAGCGTTATTATTGTACGATTTATGGATTAAAACTGGtaaatatcaatcaatcaatcaatcaatcaatcatctCTGTTCGTAACACTATGAATCATGAGTCATTTTGAATCTGGACTTAATTATTCTATCTGTAGATGATGTGATGTATATTTGGAAGAATATAATTCTACTGGAATCTGGATTAAAGTCGAGTCCCTCCAATTTCCGTGTGAAAATAATCCTAATAAGATTATATTGTATAATTGGTGAGTGTTGGGTACCTCTCGATGTGATAATTCATACATTCACTGCTATTGTTTggttgaatttatattttcaggtgcCTTCAGTCCAGCGTATTCGTTGTTTGAGAGTCTAGAAATTAAACACATACAATACGATACACTTGGGTAAGAAATATGATACACTTAGGGTAAGAAATATGATGCACTTAGGGTAAGAAGTACGATACACTTAGGGTTAGAAATGCGATACACTTAGGGTAAGAAATACGATACACTTATGGTCAGAAATATGATACACTTAGGGTAAGAAATATGATGCACTTAGGGTAAGAAGTACGATACACTTAGGGTAAGAAGTACGATACACTTAGGGTTGGAAATGCGATACACTTAGGGTAAGAAATACGATACACTTAGGGTCAGAAATACGATACACTTAGGGTCAGAAATACGATACACTTAGGGTCAGAAATACGATACACTTAGGGTCAGAAATACGATACACTTAGGGTAAGAAATACGATACACTTAGGATAAGAAATACGATACACTTAGGGTAAGAAATACGATACACTTAGGGTAAGAAATACGATACATATACGATATTGATTTTCGATTACCCCCCCTAGACTAGTTATGTTTATATTTGTGATTTGGGTGTATTGTAGGTATTTAGTTCATAGTCACGCTGCCAGACTCGGACATTTGGCCTGTGCTTCATTTATCAATAACATGGGACTAAAATTCTTCTCCAGTAATTATAAAGATGTAAGTAATTTAACTGCAGCACCCCTAGCTGTATTCTACAGTATCTACAGTAGCGCCCTCTTGCTGTAGTTAGTATTGACCGTTATAATGCTGTGTATATCTATTTTAGACGTCAGATTATTTGATTTCCTCATATAAATACGGATCATTCTCAAaggtattcatttttatatcgaTTTGATACAACATTTACATCTTATAtcagaaatatcagaaatttgGTTTCTATCAGAATTAATgatgtttatgattttataGATCAACGAATTCGTAAAGTTTCAACAAAGGCTTCAAAAATCAGTACAGTTCGCCAGTTATACCGCTGAAGAATTGATGATTGAACTGTTAACTGAGTAAGTACCACACTAGTATACCTCTGGTGTTTTTATTGCTAAAATATCTCTGATGTATTGGCAGTAGTGCGTATATTACATATATTGTGTATTGTATATATTCCAGTACTAATGAGACCGATCAACACACGAATGAATCGTTGTTAGACGTCGATCCCGAAAACGgtaaaaattcatatgattttCAGTAGAATTTCATCGTGTTTCTGACTACGTATATATGATAAtgcatgaatgaatgaattgttcatAGATGAAACTAATTGGGAAGAGTTGATCGATAATCGAGATTTTCAAGTGTTGAATACATGTGATAATATAAACAGGTATGACTACTCCGACTGTCCCGGAACTCGCTTACTGCCTTCCCTGAGAATATTTACCCGCAGTTCATTGTATGCTGATACTGTATAAACCATTGTTACTATTTCAGGTCATTGACTCCTGAATTACAGCTAGATTCATTCAATGAAGAGGTGCGTTTGTTTGTTTCTCTGTCTGTCTCGTTCTCTCATGTTTGTCTATTAGTATATCTGTCTGTTTGTTTCTCTGTCTGTCTCGTTCTCTTATGTTTGTCTATTAGTATATCTGTCTGTTTGTTTCTCTGTCTGTCTCGTTCTCTTATGTTTGTCTATTAGTATATCTGTCTGTTTGTTTCTCTGTCTGTCTCGTTCTCTCATGTTTGTCTATTAGTATATCTGTCTGTTTGTTTCTCTGTCTGTCTCGTTCTCTCATGTTTGTCTATTAGTATATCTGTCTGTTTGTTTCTCTGTCTGTCTCGTTCTCTTATGTTTGTCTATTAGTATATCTGTCTGTTTGTTTCTCTGTCTGTCTCGTTCTCTTATGTTTGTCTATTAGTATATCTGTCTGTTTGTTTCTCTGTCTGTCTCGTTCTCTCATGTTTGTCTATTAGTATATCTGTCTGTTTGTTTCTCTGTCTGTCTCGTTCTCTCATGTTTGTCTATTAGTATATCTGTCTGTTTGTTTCTCTGTCTGTCTCGTTCTCTTATGTTTGTCTATTAGTATATCTGTCTGTTTGTTTCTCTGTCTGTCTCGTTCTCTCATGTTTGTCTATTAGTATATCTGTCTGTTTGTTTCTCTGTCTGTCTCGTTCTCTTATGTTTGTCTATTAGTATATCTGTCTGTTTGTTTCTCTGTCTGTCTCGTTCTCTTATGTTTGTCTATTAGTATATCTGTCTGTTTGTTTCTCTGTCTGTCTCGTTCTCTTATGTTTGTCTATTAGTATATCTGTCTGTTTGTTTCTCTGCCTGTTTTGATTTTCCTGTGTTCAGTtgtcttaaccctttcagtgcgtctacactgcagtgcggtgcaTAAATCGGTGATTGACTTTGCTAATaaaccgcactgcggtgtattgatgtaatttgtAAACGTCTTTATCTCTAATGTAAGATGGCAGCAACTGTCAAACACAGTGTGATAAAAGACTGATAGACTCATTATACCTGATGCCTGTTTATTTGATGCACTGGACTGGAATTTATCTAATTATCTCCCGCCCTTTAGGGTATTAATCAGTCAGCAGTCAGCCAGTTaacaaatattgaatattcatgTATCGTTTCTATTTGTAGAAAGTTTGGTTGAAATGTCGTAATCTAACTGTTCGTATATTGAGTGGTATAACTCGAGTGACAGTGACGCCCTCTACTGGTGTAACTAAAGCAGCGACGGTGGCACCCTCTACTGGTAATTCAATGCAGAATGGTAGCGGTGATGCTGGAATGATTGCCGTTATACAACGTTTAATCAATGAATTACGTTCGCATTTACAACAAATCGGACAAATTTATTCGCAACCGAAGCAGGTCTGTATGTCGCCACTGGGTGTCACTACTAACGAATGGCTGATAGTAGCTCGATGTATGACCGGTAGATGTCGCTGTTTTTCAGTACCCGTTAACTGGTCCATACAGAACGAGGATCTCGGCATATTTATATGATTGTATTGGTGATTTATTTATCGATTGTGTCGGTATTGTATTCTATGCAGTGAAACTACGTGAAGATGGTTTAGGTAACAATTCAATCCTTTATCTCTTATCGGTTACTATAGTTACTGTATTATTTGTCTctgtttatttgttgtaattattttagataatttacaCGAAGTTAGAGAAATTGATGACAATTCGTTATGCAAAAATCTTCACAGTAAGTTTTTGGTAACAATATCTTAGAAAGAGTTGTGTGATTGATTTAAACACGCTTATTACCGGTATTGATTTATACCCATTTGATACTGGTATTGATTTAAACCCGTTAGATACCGGTATTGATTTAAACCTGTTTGATACCGACCAGTATTGATTTGAACCCATTTGATAATGGTATTGATTTAAACCTGTTTTATATCGGTAATCATTTAAATCTGTTTGATACTGGTATGGATTTTAAACCTGTTTTATATCGGTATTTGTAGAACTGGTCACGAAATATAAATCTAGTCTCACATCAAACAATGAACATGAATTCAATGCTGAACATGTGGAACATTTAACATTGATTACAGAAGTAAGTATTCTGATTGTGTATGCATGTGTGTTTCTATATGACAGGGGAGGGTGTGTCTATATGGCATGTGGGGATGTGGCTATATGGCATGTATTTTGTGGGGGTGTGGCTATATGAAATGTGCAGGTGTGGCTATATGACATGAAGGGGTGTGGCTATATGACACGTGGGTGTGTCTATTGAAGTTTGATTGATGGATGTAATATGACAGGGGAGGGTGTGTCTATATGCCATGTAGGGGTGTGTATATGACATGTGGGGGTGTGTCTATATGGCATGTGGGGATGTGGCTATATGGCATGTATTTTGTGGGGGTGTGGCTATTTGAAATGTGGGGGTGTCGCTATATGACATGTGGGGTGTGTCTATATGACATGTATTTTGTGGTGGTGTGGCTATAATTTATGAAGGGTTGTGGCTATATGACACGTGGGTGTGACTATTGAAGTTTGATTGATGGATGTAATGTAATTTCATCGTAATTTTACAGTTGTTTGCTCAAGTTGtttatgtattgaaatcaTGTGATCAGATTTTATCGCCTCTCAtaaaaacatcatcatcatcatcgacaACCGCTGCGGCTGGAGGAAGCGGCACAGCTGCTGCAGCTGTGGG is a window of Tubulanus polymorphus chromosome 2, tnTubPoly1.2, whole genome shotgun sequence DNA encoding:
- the LOC141899236 gene encoding N-alpha-acetyltransferase 25, NatB auxiliary subunit-like, translated to MASGMSDSNSERRLRQIYDYLDNKNYKKAVSESEKILKKNKDVHCAKALKALGLLRLGKYDLSVELLREVHRLNPTDDATLQAMTICYGEMNKLDLVADMYENAVKCKPANEDLLSALFMAYVRIGSFQKQQQTAMTLHKIRPDKNPYYFWALMSIVMQAHAAKDEKKKSMFLTLAERMADKFFNGQKPEAEAEVQMYLIILELQSNYEKVLQVINSELGDRLVSELDFKSIKTAEILEKLNRWQELNSVYHQLLEHSPDAWNYWRAYIRSGLQMVLQETIKDGVIDGATTATADDACSDVVWQFITNTIDKHSSIRGPYLAQLEYIHQHKQQQHLTTITETMFSLIVKYIQRFGTKFCCFEDVKIYFDDLTKDEQKQVIFSMMEEIGLNSDLNELKYPTDVKQMQLHLTILQLERYIDLHQTLNVTEKVSLVQQFSLRFQDAIRFGKDLLPTDYQPGDLYLILAALLLYDLWIKTDDVMYIWKNIILLESGLKSSPSNFRVKIILIRLYCIIGAFSPAYSLFESLEIKHIQYDTLGYLVHSHAARLGHLACASFINNMGLKFFSSNYKDTSDYLISSYKYGSFSKINEFVKFQQRLQKSVQFASYTAEELMIELLTDTNETDQHTNESLLDVDPENDETNWEELIDNRDFQVLNTCDNINRSLTPELQLDSFNEEKVWLKCRNLTVRILSGITRVTVTPSTGVTKAATVAPSTGNSMQNGSGDAGMIAVIQRLINELRSHLQQIGQIYSQPKQYPLTGPYRTRISAYLYDCIGDLFIDCVGIVFYAVKLREDGLDNLHEVREIDDNSLCKNLHKLVTKYKSSLTSNNEHEFNAEHVEHLTLITELFAQVVYVLKSCDQILSPLIKTSSSSSTTAAAGGSGTAAAAVGNSRKNKRKQKEKELPKIVPEVIKVFSDYITSIETIGRTLLQSIKLNDIQISIIDFSNLKIHEKHDKNQLDSLQNEISSKIKTSFTESINELSEFVNAKLNELSILKQSIL